The proteins below come from a single Ictidomys tridecemlineatus isolate mIctTri1 chromosome 8, mIctTri1.hap1, whole genome shotgun sequence genomic window:
- the LOC101969664 gene encoding putative olfactory receptor 2W6, translating to METSNGSFRTDFILLGFSDQPQLESIISVVVFIFYIVTLVGNTTIILVSYLDTQLHTPMYFFLSNLSFVDLCYTTSIIPQMLANLWGPKKSITYGGCVLQFFFALDLGATECLLLAVMAYDRYAAVCQPLHYTVIMHPELCQKLVLTSWMGGLGSALILCSLTMKLPRCGHREVDNFFCEMPALIKMACVYSKVIEIVVFTLGVIFLLVPLSLILISYGVIIRAVMTIKLAARWKKILNTCGSHLTVVTLFYGTLIYMYMKPQNSTSQEQGKFFTLFYTVITPSLNPLIYTLRNKDVKSAVKRILQIQKKTFHKVMSDKEKMRQSTEKQRNIVLY from the coding sequence ATGGAAACAAGCAATGGAAGTTTCAGAACAGACTTCATCCTTCTAGGGTTTTCTGATCAACCTCAACTAGAGAGCATCATCTCTGTGGTTGTCTTCATCTTCTATATTGTGACTCTGGTAGGAAACACAACCATCATTCTTGTATCTTATCTAGACACCCAGCTTCATAcccccatgtatttcttcctaTCTAATTTGTCCTTTGTGGACCTCTGTTATACAACTAGCATTATACCCCAGATGCTGGCAAATCTATGGGGTCCCAAAAAATCTATTACATATGGAGGGTGTGTGCTCCAATTCTTCTTTGCCCTTGACCTGGGAGCCACAGAATGTCTTCTCTTGGCTGTGATGGCCTATGATCGCTATGCTGCTGTTTGTCAACCTCTTCACTACACAGTAATAATGCACCCTGAGCTTTGCCAAAAGTTGGTGCTGACCTCCTGGATGGGTGGTCTTGGAAGTGCCTTAATTCTTTGCTCTTTGACTATGAAGTTGCCAAGATGTGGACACCGGGAAGTAGATAATTTTTTCTGTGAAATGCCAGCATTGATCAAGATGGCTTGTGTTTATTCTAAAGTAATTGAGATTGTTGTCTTTACTCTTGGAGTTATATTTCTTCTAGTACCTCTATCATTAATTCTCATTTCATATGGAGTTATCATTCGAGCTGTAATGACAATCAAGTTGGCAGCAAGGTGGAAAAAGATCCTTAATACATGTGGTTCTCACCTCACAGTAGTAACTCTATTTTATGGAACACTCATTTATATGTACATGAAACCACAGAACAGCACATCTCAAGAACAAGGAAAGTTCTTTACTCTCTTTTACACAGTCATCACACCAAGCCTTAATCCTCTGATCTACACTTTAAGAAACAAAGATGTGAAGAGTGCAGTGAAGAGAATATTACAGATTCAAAAAAAAACATTCCACAAAGTCATGAGTGACAAGGAAAAAATGCGTCAAAGcacagaaaagcaaagaaatattgttctttattaa